One window of Nocardia nova SH22a genomic DNA carries:
- a CDS encoding heavy-metal-associated domain-containing protein — protein sequence MTTRRDTTPDTADTGSPADYDRRAASRILAELARPGLFTTARPAPPRTVAVTRTPVRPESGARLTVSQRLYLEAFMAPCRADQVTTATHRVTWTDSDGIPNTGHIRDPGLGAIVPVAVRETVLALWHSLYADAGLAARIAALTTHEHAILSATTTDHDPIDILRVGIEATGRALTQHALLAATTPYRTPAEFARGLRDSGIFAAVATRWYWEQQASTYRRGMIAAAFDTQADGTVRYTADTVATLRAMKDATIRDAHTVMRRATTEEGLSVEAAVDKYHDELDLISRQYALLPAGQRPACLAATPHRVGGGHYSLLPEVVDRFVDLFAATVTGIEIVESEQADDAITGTADHLFYVPDMNCKHCVRTIGAVLESMHITVHEIDLIGKRVRAEFRSPRNRHRAFEALRDSGYNPTLAAPGTAG from the coding sequence ATGACCACACGCCGCGACACCACCCCCGACACCGCGGACACCGGCTCCCCCGCCGACTACGACCGTCGCGCGGCCTCCCGCATCCTCGCCGAACTCGCGCGCCCGGGCCTGTTCACCACCGCGAGGCCGGCACCCCCGCGCACCGTCGCGGTGACCCGGACGCCCGTGCGGCCCGAATCCGGTGCCCGGCTGACGGTCTCGCAGCGGCTGTATCTGGAGGCGTTCATGGCGCCCTGCCGCGCCGACCAGGTCACCACGGCCACCCACCGGGTCACCTGGACCGACAGCGACGGCATCCCCAACACCGGACACATCCGGGATCCGGGGCTGGGCGCGATCGTGCCGGTCGCGGTCCGCGAGACGGTGCTGGCACTGTGGCACAGCCTGTACGCCGATGCCGGACTCGCCGCCCGCATCGCCGCGCTCACCACCCACGAGCACGCGATCCTGTCCGCCACGACCACCGATCACGATCCGATCGACATTCTCCGCGTCGGGATCGAGGCCACCGGCCGCGCGCTGACCCAGCACGCGCTGCTGGCCGCCACCACCCCGTATCGCACGCCCGCCGAATTCGCTCGCGGCCTGCGTGATTCGGGAATCTTCGCCGCCGTCGCCACCCGCTGGTACTGGGAGCAGCAGGCCTCCACCTATCGGCGCGGGATGATCGCGGCCGCCTTCGACACCCAGGCCGACGGCACCGTCCGCTACACCGCCGACACCGTCGCCACGCTGCGCGCGATGAAGGACGCCACCATCCGCGACGCGCACACCGTGATGCGCCGCGCCACCACCGAGGAAGGACTGTCGGTCGAGGCGGCCGTCGACAAGTACCACGACGAGCTGGATCTCATTTCCCGCCAGTACGCGTTGCTGCCCGCCGGACAGCGCCCGGCGTGCCTGGCGGCGACACCGCATCGTGTCGGCGGCGGGCACTACAGCCTGCTGCCGGAGGTCGTCGACCGGTTCGTGGACCTGTTCGCCGCCACCGTCACCGGGATCGAGATCGTCGAATCCGAGCAGGCCGACGATGCGATCACCGGCACGGCCGATCACCTGTTCTACGTCCCCGATATGAACTGCAAGCACTGTGTGCGCACCATCGGCGCGGTGCTGGAATCGATGCACATCACCGTGCACGAGATCGATCTGATCGGCAAACGTGTGCGCGCGGAATTCCGCAGCCCCCGCAACCGGCATCGCGCCTTCGAGGCCCTGCGCGACAGCGGCTACAACCCGACCCTGGCCGCCCCGGGCACCGCCGGATGA
- a CDS encoding pyridoxal-phosphate dependent enzyme, with protein sequence MRYDDITGLIGDTPLLRLDPAVHGLGEVELYAKLESCNPFGSVKDRVAWGMIADDIDDIAERGQTLIEASSGNTAKALRILGARRGIGLHAITNRIKVEEVRDLLQLLGTRIEELPGLSECPDPTTPNDVYSVIETTMAKSPGAYRHPSQYTNEKNIDAHYRGTGREIHDDLAAAGLRADYLIGGLGTTGSTRGTATFLREHNPALRTIAVVSQRSDFIPGIRSEAEMWDVGLFRPDFYDRIVTVDSAQAIESTLELATGYGILAGPTSGAAYAAALEVLRERPPGSPPAVAVLIVCDRIEPYLSYIRKRRPDLFGRTAAAAPPSPAELDAVTRLSPRQLRELDATARATVVDTRGAMAYRIGHIPGAINIRDDQLDDMFAHGVPFSRSRPVVFVCPVGDLSLRFAALAARAGYDAASLDGGVLAWRDAGFDLESAAPRG encoded by the coding sequence ATGCGCTACGACGACATCACCGGCCTCATCGGCGACACCCCGCTGCTGCGCCTGGATCCGGCGGTGCACGGCCTCGGCGAGGTCGAATTGTACGCGAAACTCGAATCCTGCAATCCGTTCGGTTCGGTGAAGGACCGGGTCGCGTGGGGCATGATCGCCGACGATATCGACGACATCGCCGAGCGCGGGCAGACGCTGATCGAGGCCTCCAGCGGCAATACCGCCAAGGCGCTGCGCATTCTGGGCGCACGCCGCGGGATCGGACTGCACGCGATCACCAACCGCATCAAGGTCGAGGAGGTACGCGATCTGCTGCAGTTGCTCGGCACCCGCATCGAGGAGTTGCCGGGGCTGTCGGAATGCCCGGACCCGACCACACCCAACGACGTGTACTCGGTGATCGAGACGACCATGGCGAAAAGCCCCGGCGCCTACCGGCATCCGTCGCAGTACACCAACGAGAAGAACATCGACGCCCACTACCGGGGCACCGGCCGCGAGATCCACGACGATCTGGCCGCGGCCGGATTGCGCGCGGACTACCTGATCGGCGGACTGGGCACCACCGGCTCCACCCGCGGCACCGCGACCTTTCTGCGCGAACACAATCCGGCGCTGCGCACGATCGCGGTGGTGTCGCAACGCTCGGACTTCATTCCCGGCATCCGATCCGAGGCCGAGATGTGGGATGTGGGACTGTTCCGGCCCGATTTCTACGACCGGATCGTCACCGTCGATTCGGCACAGGCGATCGAGTCGACCCTCGAGCTGGCCACCGGCTACGGCATTCTCGCGGGCCCGACCAGCGGCGCGGCCTACGCCGCGGCACTCGAGGTCCTGCGCGAACGCCCGCCGGGATCGCCGCCGGCGGTGGCCGTGCTGATCGTGTGCGACCGGATCGAACCGTATCTGTCCTACATCAGGAAACGCCGCCCGGATCTGTTCGGCCGCACCGCCGCGGCCGCACCGCCCTCTCCCGCCGAACTCGACGCCGTCACGCGACTGTCCCCGCGGCAGTTGCGGGAGCTGGACGCCACCGCGCGTGCGACCGTCGTCGACACCCGCGGTGCGATGGCCTACCGCATCGGCCACATCCCCGGCGCGATCAACATCCGCGACGATCAACTCGACGACATGTTCGCCCACGGTGTCCCGTTCTCCCGTTCGCGCCCGGTGGTTTTCGTGTGCCCGGTCGGTGATCTGTCGCTGCGATTCGCGGCACTGGCCGCCCGCGCGGGCTACGACGCCGCCAGCCTCGACGGCGGTGTCCTCGCCTGGCGCGACGCCGGATTCGACCTCGAGTCCGCCGCGCCGCGCGGCTGA
- a CDS encoding alanine racemase: MSTPGLPALLHPLVRAFLDTPGALTEALTRFGTPLHLLFPQVCLDNLARLRAVPGRHRLPLRICYAHKVNQSRAVLRTVRAAGAAVDVASAQELAAAREAGFAASQIEVTGPKGRLLLGALAGSGVTVNVDNAWELAELAALADPAAPVPVLLRLTGFAGPDSPGAVSRFGIGPDEVDELLTLLAAHRDRIVLRGFAFHLDTGELDARVRAVQACLGWIERAHTRGLAPSVIDIGGGFRQVFTADADRFEHYTRLLRQSLLGRGEPMSWGANTFGYQLDATGAHGTPIFHKYANTEPATAMLTALLGTPLPEHGGQPLARVLADNLLELWCEPGKAVLDHAGITVAGVEFVKRATDGSTVVSVDIGRDTITPADQEVMVDPLLLPGPDSAAGDDGDPAGVFIAGHLCLERDLITNHKVWLPWVPRPGDVLVFPNTGAYHMDLSAARASQHPLPPKIAVDYRDGFRLCPDEDYRPEPVPAGGS; this comes from the coding sequence ATGAGCACACCGGGTCTTCCGGCGTTACTGCATCCGCTGGTGCGCGCCTTCCTCGACACCCCCGGCGCGCTCACCGAGGCGCTCACCCGGTTCGGGACGCCGCTGCATCTGCTGTTCCCGCAGGTCTGCCTGGACAACCTCGCCCGATTGCGGGCGGTGCCCGGGCGGCACCGGCTGCCGCTGCGGATCTGCTACGCGCACAAGGTGAATCAGTCCCGCGCCGTCCTGCGCACCGTGCGCGCTGCCGGGGCCGCTGTCGATGTCGCCTCCGCGCAAGAGCTCGCCGCCGCCCGGGAGGCGGGGTTCGCGGCATCGCAGATCGAGGTCACCGGACCGAAGGGGCGGCTGCTGCTGGGCGCGCTGGCGGGATCGGGTGTCACGGTCAATGTGGACAACGCGTGGGAACTCGCCGAACTGGCCGCGCTGGCCGATCCCGCCGCGCCGGTGCCGGTGTTGTTGCGGCTGACCGGTTTCGCGGGCCCGGACAGTCCGGGGGCGGTGAGCCGGTTCGGCATCGGCCCCGATGAGGTCGACGAGCTGCTCACCCTGCTCGCCGCCCACCGTGACCGGATCGTGTTGCGCGGGTTCGCCTTCCATCTCGACACCGGTGAGCTCGACGCGCGGGTCCGGGCGGTGCAGGCGTGCCTGGGCTGGATCGAACGCGCGCACACGCGCGGCCTGGCCCCGTCGGTGATCGATATCGGCGGCGGATTCCGGCAGGTCTTCACCGCCGACGCGGACCGTTTCGAGCACTACACGCGGCTGCTGCGGCAGTCGCTGCTCGGCCGCGGCGAGCCGATGAGCTGGGGCGCCAACACCTTCGGCTACCAGCTCGACGCCACCGGCGCGCACGGTACCCCCATATTCCACAAATACGCCAACACCGAACCGGCGACGGCGATGCTGACCGCGCTGCTGGGCACACCGCTGCCCGAGCACGGCGGGCAGCCACTGGCCCGGGTCCTGGCCGACAATCTGCTCGAACTGTGGTGCGAACCCGGCAAGGCGGTCCTCGATCACGCCGGAATCACCGTCGCCGGTGTGGAATTCGTGAAACGGGCCACCGACGGCAGCACCGTGGTGAGCGTCGACATCGGGCGGGACACGATCACGCCCGCCGATCAGGAGGTGATGGTGGACCCGCTGCTGCTGCCCGGCCCCGATTCGGCGGCCGGTGACGACGGTGATCCGGCCGGGGTGTTCATCGCCGGGCATCTGTGCCTGGAACGAGATCTGATCACCAATCACAAGGTGTGGCTGCCGTGGGTGCCGCGGCCCGGCGATGTGCTCGTATTCCCGAATACCGGCGCCTACCACATGGATCTGTCGGCCGCGCGCGCCTCCCAGCATCCGCTGCCGCCCAAGATCGCCGTCGACTACCGCGACGGGTTCCGGCTGTGCCCCGACGAGGACTACCGGCCCGAACCGGTACCGGCCGGGGGGTCGTGA
- a CDS encoding NAD(P)-dependent oxidoreductase codes for MTDRDEVTVLVPHTSGMAALSRVDRVRPLRYDPASLPPGAERARILIPDYRPDPRAVALASRLPELQLVQLLTSGADRWLGRLPAGVLLSTARGAHGEGVAEWVLGALIALCRDFPALARARQEHRWATHDTGTLYGQRVLIVGAGDLARALTDALAPFRAPVTLVARTARPGVHAVDELAALLPRHDIVVLAVPLTERTRMLMDAPMLAGMNDGAILVNVSRGPVVDTDALTAELYSHRLRAALDVTDPEPLPPHHRLWGAPGLFLTPHTAGTSSHSTARAYAVAAAQIRQFLDGRAPENLII; via the coding sequence GTGACCGACCGAGACGAGGTCACGGTGCTCGTACCCCACACGTCCGGAATGGCGGCACTGTCACGGGTGGATCGGGTGCGGCCCCTGCGCTACGACCCCGCTTCGCTGCCGCCCGGCGCCGAGCGCGCCCGCATCCTGATTCCCGACTACCGGCCCGACCCGCGCGCCGTCGCGCTGGCCTCCCGGTTGCCGGAACTGCAACTGGTGCAACTGCTCACCTCGGGCGCGGACCGGTGGCTCGGGCGCCTGCCCGCCGGGGTGCTGTTGTCCACCGCGCGCGGCGCCCACGGTGAAGGTGTCGCCGAATGGGTGCTGGGCGCGCTGATCGCACTGTGCCGGGACTTCCCCGCTCTGGCCCGCGCCCGCCAGGAGCATCGCTGGGCCACCCACGACACCGGCACCCTCTACGGACAGCGGGTGCTCATCGTCGGCGCCGGTGATCTGGCCCGGGCGCTGACCGACGCGCTGGCCCCGTTCCGGGCGCCGGTCACCCTGGTGGCCCGCACCGCCCGCCCGGGCGTGCACGCCGTGGACGAGCTGGCCGCCCTGCTGCCCCGCCACGACATCGTCGTGCTCGCGGTGCCGTTGACCGAGCGCACCCGGATGTTGATGGACGCGCCGATGCTGGCCGGCATGAACGACGGCGCCATCCTGGTCAACGTCTCCCGCGGCCCGGTCGTGGACACCGATGCCCTGACCGCGGAACTGTATTCGCATCGGCTGCGCGCGGCACTGGATGTCACCGACCCCGAACCGCTGCCCCCGCATCATCGCCTGTGGGGCGCTCCCGGCCTGTTCCTGACCCCGCACACCGCCGGGACCAGCAGCCACAGCACCGCCCGCGCCTATGCGGTCGCCGCCGCGCAGATCCGGCAGTTCCTCGACGGCCGGGCGCCGGAGAACCTGATCATCTGA
- a CDS encoding DUF2599 domain-containing protein gives MRPGVRWKRRLVRQGPVTALAVAAVLVAAACSDDSADTATPPSSATTSVSPATPEPAAPARPQLSAPAAAPEPAEPTTDPYAGSPLIDHTEWTDDPDGRRLHVYPTPAGRDDQFPAAQDRAWAEILAAAPDADSPGMYDQFVCHWVWARMVAPNKPSWNIEPWRPAVGYQATVAAMCNPGGPDPAGN, from the coding sequence ATGCGACCGGGTGTCCGGTGGAAACGACGACTCGTCCGGCAGGGGCCGGTGACCGCGCTGGCGGTCGCGGCCGTGCTGGTGGCCGCCGCGTGCAGTGACGACTCAGCCGATACCGCGACGCCGCCCTCGTCCGCGACCACCTCCGTGAGCCCGGCCACTCCCGAACCCGCCGCCCCGGCCCGGCCGCAGCTCAGCGCACCCGCGGCAGCGCCCGAACCGGCCGAGCCCACGACCGATCCGTACGCGGGCAGTCCCCTCATCGATCACACCGAGTGGACCGACGACCCCGACGGCCGCCGCCTGCACGTGTATCCGACGCCCGCGGGCCGCGACGATCAGTTCCCGGCCGCGCAGGACCGGGCGTGGGCCGAAATCCTCGCCGCCGCACCCGATGCCGACTCCCCCGGCATGTACGACCAGTTCGTGTGCCACTGGGTGTGGGCGCGGATGGTGGCGCCGAACAAGCCGAGCTGGAATATCGAGCCGTGGCGGCCCGCGGTCGGCTATCAGGCCACCGTGGCGGCGATGTGCAATCCCGGCGGTCCCGACCCGGCCGGGAACTGA
- a CDS encoding aminotransferase class V-fold PLP-dependent enzyme: MRSPVSGPAPADPAAAPPPPVSPAMPAAAPPMPAAGPSPGSAAMRALFPALSQDGPVYLDSAATTQKPLPVIEAIDDYHRRHTANAGRGTYPWATTLTRAVEQVRADTARFLGADPTEIVFTAGATAALNAVALAWGLTTLDDGDEILYSPRDHASNVYPWLQLRDTLAHFGRRVRLVPYRTTALGEADIADIAAKLGPRTRLLTVSHLHHVFGARNTVEEIRDRIGERVAVCFDCSQSAGHLPIDVRELGADFAVLSAHKMFGAPGTGILFCHSRVHDRLRPFLPGGNSAVRIQDSALLPEAMPGRLEGGTPNLPGILALGAALRVLATIGVDTIAAHNHRLTRRLIDGLRPLPGLRLLPGPAHGSCDTGYGIVSFTLDGVSATDLGFVLAELGFLVRTGAHCVPAAARGDHADIGAADHDSVRVSTHVYTTTEEIDRFLDCLTALATEVR, translated from the coding sequence TTGCGGTCACCTGTCTCCGGTCCCGCGCCCGCCGATCCGGCCGCCGCCCCGCCACCGCCCGTTTCGCCCGCAATGCCCGCTGCCGCGCCGCCGATGCCCGCCGCCGGGCCGTCTCCCGGTTCGGCGGCGATGCGTGCCTTGTTCCCGGCACTGTCCCAGGACGGCCCGGTATATCTCGACAGTGCCGCGACCACCCAGAAGCCGCTGCCGGTGATCGAGGCGATCGACGACTACCACCGCCGCCACACCGCCAATGCCGGACGCGGCACCTACCCGTGGGCCACGACGCTGACCCGCGCGGTCGAACAGGTCCGCGCCGACACCGCCCGCTTCCTCGGCGCCGACCCCACCGAGATCGTGTTCACCGCGGGAGCGACCGCCGCGCTCAACGCCGTCGCGCTCGCATGGGGGCTGACCACACTCGACGACGGTGACGAAATCCTCTACAGCCCACGCGATCACGCCTCCAACGTGTATCCCTGGCTGCAACTGCGCGACACCCTCGCCCATTTCGGCCGCCGCGTCCGCCTGGTCCCCTACCGCACCACCGCGCTCGGCGAGGCCGACATCGCCGATATCGCCGCCAAACTCGGGCCCCGCACCCGGCTGCTGACCGTCAGCCACCTGCATCACGTCTTCGGCGCCCGCAACACCGTCGAGGAGATCCGCGACCGGATCGGCGAGCGGGTGGCGGTCTGTTTCGACTGCAGTCAGAGCGCCGGACATCTGCCGATCGACGTGCGGGAACTGGGCGCCGATTTCGCGGTGCTGTCGGCGCACAAGATGTTCGGTGCGCCCGGCACCGGGATCCTGTTCTGCCACAGCCGCGTCCACGACCGGCTGCGACCGTTCCTGCCGGGCGGTAATTCGGCTGTGCGGATTCAGGATTCGGCGCTGCTGCCGGAGGCGATGCCGGGACGGCTCGAGGGCGGCACACCCAACCTGCCCGGAATTCTCGCCCTCGGCGCGGCACTGCGGGTGCTCGCCACGATCGGCGTGGACACGATCGCCGCCCACAATCACCGGCTCACGCGGCGGCTGATCGACGGGCTGCGGCCGCTGCCGGGGCTGCGGTTGCTCCCCGGACCGGCGCACGGATCCTGCGACACCGGATACGGCATCGTGTCGTTCACCCTGGACGGCGTCAGCGCCACCGATCTCGGATTCGTGCTGGCCGAACTCGGTTTCCTCGTCCGCACCGGCGCCCACTGCGTGCCCGCGGCCGCCCGGGGCGATCACGCGGATATCGGTGCCGCCGACCATGATTCGGTGCGGGTCAGCACCCACGTCTACACCACCACCGAGGAGATCGACCGGTTCCTCGACTGCCTGACCGCTCTCGCCACGGAGGTCCGATGA
- a CDS encoding GMC oxidoreductase gives MTGRETDFDVLIVGSGFGGSVTALRLVEKGYRVGVLEAGRRFADDELPDTSWDLRKFLWAPALGCYGIQRIHLLRDVLILGGAGVGGGSLNYANTLYVPPEPFFADKQWRDITDWHDELGPYYEQATKMLGVVRNPHITPADEVFKQVADDMGVGDTFVQTPVGVFFGEAGKTVDDPYFGGVGPRRTGCLECGECMTGCRHGAKNTLVKNYLYLAERAGAKVVPMTTVTAVRPLPDGSWQVDTRRTGAAVRRRPVSYTAGHVVLAAGTRGTQQLLFAMRDKGILPGLSPRLGELTRTNSESILGAATPKLEPGRDFTRGVAITSSIHPTPDTHIEPVRYGKGSNSMGLLQTLMVDGGGRIPRWLRFLLEVLRHPVTLVRMLSVRNWSERTVISLVMQHLDNSITTYTKRGVFGRKLSSKQGHGEPNPTWIPAGNDVTRRVADKIGGTAGGTWGEVFNIPLTAHFLGGAVIGADADHGVIDPYHRVYGYPTLSVVDGAAVSANLGVNPSLTITAQAERAAAMWPNKGEKDTRPAQDDRYRRISPVAPRDPVVPASAPAALVLPIVEITSDSA, from the coding sequence ATGACCGGGCGCGAGACCGATTTCGATGTCCTGATCGTCGGTTCCGGCTTCGGCGGCAGTGTCACCGCGCTGCGCCTGGTCGAGAAGGGCTATCGCGTCGGCGTCCTCGAGGCCGGGCGCCGCTTCGCCGACGACGAACTGCCCGACACCAGCTGGGATCTGCGCAAATTCCTGTGGGCCCCGGCGCTGGGCTGTTACGGCATCCAGCGCATCCACCTGTTGCGCGATGTCCTGATCTTGGGCGGCGCCGGTGTGGGTGGCGGATCGCTCAACTACGCCAACACCCTCTACGTGCCACCGGAGCCGTTCTTCGCCGACAAGCAGTGGCGCGACATCACCGATTGGCACGACGAACTGGGCCCCTACTACGAGCAGGCCACGAAAATGCTGGGCGTGGTGCGCAATCCGCACATCACCCCCGCCGACGAGGTGTTCAAGCAGGTTGCCGACGACATGGGCGTGGGCGACACCTTCGTGCAGACCCCGGTCGGGGTGTTCTTCGGCGAGGCGGGCAAGACGGTCGACGACCCGTATTTCGGTGGCGTCGGACCGCGCCGCACCGGATGCCTGGAATGCGGCGAATGCATGACCGGCTGCCGCCACGGCGCCAAGAACACCCTCGTCAAGAACTACCTGTACCTGGCCGAGCGGGCCGGGGCGAAGGTGGTGCCGATGACGACCGTCACCGCGGTGCGGCCGCTGCCCGACGGCAGCTGGCAGGTCGACACCCGCCGCACCGGCGCCGCGGTGCGCCGCCGGCCCGTCTCCTACACCGCCGGGCACGTCGTGCTGGCCGCCGGCACCCGCGGCACCCAGCAGTTGCTGTTCGCCATGCGCGACAAGGGAATCCTGCCGGGGCTCTCACCGCGGCTGGGCGAGCTGACCCGCACGAACTCCGAATCCATCCTGGGCGCGGCGACCCCGAAACTGGAGCCGGGCCGCGACTTCACCCGCGGTGTGGCCATCACGTCCTCGATCCATCCCACCCCCGATACCCATATCGAACCGGTCCGCTACGGCAAGGGCTCCAATTCGATGGGCCTGCTGCAGACGCTGATGGTCGACGGCGGTGGCCGCATACCGCGCTGGCTGCGGTTCCTGCTCGAGGTCCTGCGTCATCCGGTGACGCTGGTGCGCATGCTCAGCGTGCGCAATTGGAGTGAGCGCACGGTGATCTCGCTGGTGATGCAGCATCTGGACAACTCGATCACCACCTACACCAAGCGCGGTGTGTTCGGCCGCAAACTGTCGTCCAAACAGGGCCACGGCGAACCGAATCCGACCTGGATCCCGGCCGGGAACGACGTGACGCGGCGGGTCGCGGACAAGATCGGCGGCACCGCGGGCGGCACCTGGGGCGAGGTGTTCAACATTCCGCTGACCGCCCACTTCCTCGGTGGCGCGGTGATCGGCGCCGACGCCGACCACGGTGTCATCGACCCGTATCACCGGGTGTACGGGTATCCGACGCTCAGTGTGGTCGACGGTGCCGCGGTCTCGGCGAATCTCGGGGTGAATCCGTCACTGACGATCACCGCGCAGGCCGAGCGCGCGGCCGCGATGTGGCCGAACAAGGGCGAGAAGGACACCCGACCCGCTCAGGACGACCGGTACCGGCGCATTTCCCCTGTCGCACCCCGCGATCCGGTGGTGCCCGCCTCCGCCCCGGCCGCGCTGGTGCTGCCGATCGTCGAGATCACCAGCGACAGCGCCTGA
- a CDS encoding TerD family protein, with protein sequence MAAQLTKGQVDRLTHDDVVVSVRHSEPVDVSALLLDSAGKVRDETDLVFYNQTAAHGVRLASDRPELSIGLRSLPPEIEHVRIVVSLADPEARFGDHEPALLAVSDRAGNPVYEYSVEGLGEESAVIVADLDRVGSSWQLRPLGHGFPAGFAALVTAHGVPVGQASEQLPYRGPAVLDPGQEVALNHIRDGELSMVRMGVGWDPMKVHGPRGLRPLEVDLDASALLFVGKTLVDTAYYQQLSSRDGAVRHSGDNLTGDGKGDDEVITVDLARLPAQVSAVVFVVTSYAGHTFERIRNGYWRLVDGSTTAELARGNLRGGGAHTGMVVAKVYRDGSVWRAASIATPIQAGHPVEAVPLVMPSL encoded by the coding sequence GTGGCCGCACAGTTGACCAAGGGACAGGTGGACCGTCTGACCCACGACGACGTCGTCGTGTCGGTCCGGCACAGCGAACCCGTCGATGTTTCGGCGCTGCTGCTGGATTCGGCCGGGAAGGTCCGCGACGAAACCGATCTCGTCTTCTACAACCAGACCGCCGCCCACGGTGTGCGGCTGGCTTCCGACCGTCCGGAGCTGTCGATCGGATTGCGTTCGCTACCACCGGAAATCGAACACGTGCGCATCGTGGTGTCGCTGGCCGACCCCGAGGCGCGCTTCGGAGACCACGAACCGGCGCTGCTGGCGGTGTCCGATCGCGCGGGAAATCCGGTGTACGAGTACAGCGTCGAGGGTCTGGGCGAGGAATCGGCGGTGATCGTCGCCGATCTGGACCGGGTGGGCAGCAGCTGGCAGCTGCGGCCGCTGGGGCACGGATTCCCGGCCGGATTCGCCGCGCTGGTCACCGCGCACGGTGTTCCGGTGGGGCAGGCGAGCGAGCAACTGCCCTATCGCGGTCCCGCCGTCCTCGACCCCGGTCAGGAGGTGGCGCTCAACCACATTCGTGACGGTGAGCTGTCGATGGTGCGCATGGGTGTGGGCTGGGATCCGATGAAGGTGCACGGCCCGCGCGGGCTGCGCCCGCTCGAGGTCGACCTCGACGCGTCCGCGCTGCTGTTCGTCGGCAAGACCCTCGTCGACACCGCCTACTACCAGCAGCTGTCCTCCCGCGACGGCGCGGTCCGGCATTCCGGGGACAACCTCACCGGTGACGGCAAGGGCGACGACGAGGTCATCACCGTGGATCTGGCGCGGCTGCCCGCACAGGTGTCGGCGGTGGTGTTCGTGGTGACCTCCTACGCCGGGCACACCTTCGAACGCATCCGCAACGGATACTGGCGGCTGGTCGACGGTTCCACGACCGCCGAACTCGCCCGCGGCAATCTGCGTGGCGGCGGGGCGCATACGGGAATGGTGGTGGCCAAGGTGTATCGCGACGGATCGGTGTGGCGGGCCGCGTCGATCGCCACTCCCATCCAGGCCGGCCATCCGGTCGAGGCGGTGCCGCTGGTGATGCCCAGCCTGTGA